The following nucleotide sequence is from Lacinutrix sp. Hel_I_90.
GAATAAACTTGCTCTTTGATCATTAGAGGTGCTTAAGTCTCCAAATAAGCCATACCAAGCGCTTGTTGCGCGATGTCCTTGCCAACCTTCAGCAGCACCAAATTCTAAAATAGGTATGGTATCTGGACTTAAATTTCCGTTTACGATATAGGTGGTATTACCAAAACTTTGGCTCACTACAGGATCGGCAATTAGAGGGTAGATTATCTCAGAAGAGCTATCATTGTCTCCAGAAAAATTTTGAAGAAAATTACCTTCTAGGGAATAGCCACCTTCAGTAATTACTTTATTTAAGTAAGTAACGGCAGCATTATATCTTGGTGTTCCAGTGTATACTTCAGCATTAAGATATAATTTACTTAAAAGCATATCTACAACATAGGTGTTTGCTCTACCATAACCATTATTATCACCTATGGTTGGTTCGATAGCTAATAATTCTGTTTCCACATAACTAAATAACTCTTCTCTGGAAGCTTCTGGTAAGAATTCAGAAGTTCCAAAATTTTCATCAGTAGCTAAAACACCCTTTCCAAATGCATCAATCACATAGAAATAGGCTAAAGCTCTTAAAAACCGAACTTCACTTTCAATAGATTCTGGAATTGCCACTCCAGCATTAGGCAATACATTTAATAAGTTATTACACTGTGGGATAGTGTAATAGGCTCTGTTATAAAGGTATCTAAAAAATTTGTTATTACTATCCCATTGCGAGGTAGTTGTTAACTGGTCTAAACCATCATCACCCCAGCGGTTTTTCATGCCGTCTGC
It contains:
- a CDS encoding RagB/SusD family nutrient uptake outer membrane protein; amino-acid sequence: MKKIILTFFGLALLTTLSSCVNDLDTEPKVELTLQQLLEQDPNAIEGILSRLYASFALSGPSGPGSSDISDDPGESPFLRGIINLQDFTADGMKNRWGDDGLDQLTTTSQWDSNNKFFRYLYNRAYYTIPQCNNLLNVLPNAGVAIPESIESEVRFLRALAYFYVIDAFGKGVLATDENFGTSEFLPEASREELFSYVETELLAIEPTIGDNNGYGRANTYVVDMLLSKLYLNAEVYTGTPRYNAAVTYLNKVITEGGYSLEGNFLQNFSGDNDSSSEIIYPLIADPVVSQSFGNTTYIVNGNLSPDTIPILEFGAAEGWQGHRATSAWYGLFGDLSTSNDQRASLFWTEGHSYVMTDYREWTDGYPSIKFRNNDLNETPMSGTTFSGTDFPLYRLADAYLMYAECAINSAPNANMNDALTYVNLVRTRSNADPIILSELDLDFIMDERGRELNLEGHRRTDLIRFNKFTGGNYLWPWKGGTANGSSIPDTYKVFPIPQSALDANTNLTQNPGY